AATCCTCCCTCGGGATTAGCAACGGttacaacaacaacacaacacaacacaacacaatagtGATGTCTCTCTCTGGTTGGTTGTGTTGTGTGTAAGTGTGTAACTGTGTTTGTGTTTTGTGTTTAGAAGAAGTGAAGTACTAGAAAGAAAGAAGGAAGAGAATGCGGGAACGTGGtggcattttttattttaaaaaggaaaaagaaaagcgTGGTGGTAAGTGGTAACCGGAGATTGGTGTCGGTGTAGGAGTGTTACCGGGTATGGTAGGTTATGGTGGTGATGTTATCAGGTCAACCTTTCTTCACTTTTTGTTCTTTTAGTAATTGGGTGTGATGTGATGTGATCTTTATGGGGCCCCTAATTCGTAACCCCACACCCTGCTTTCTCTTTCCCTTTCCCTTTCTCTTTGGGACATGCTAACTattaggggtgatcgcggtgcggtttggttcggttttgagcataaaagtcatcctaaccgcgagataaaaatgcatgcggttcggtttggttcggttgatttttaaaaagtcatccaaaccaaatcaaaccaaaccaatgcggtttggatcggttcggttggtgcggtttaaaacataacgattgtaccgaacaattttaagcataaaaaaaaataaaaaattgaagttccaaaataatattgtagtaccaacaaaaattatttatccaaaataacattatagtaacttacaattttaaatatataaaaaaattgaattttcaaaataacatcacggtaccgataaaatttatttatttaaaataacattacaacaccaaaataaaatttcagtacaaaaaataaaaacaacttgaagttcgattaatttggtcgactgacttggtaattgggcatgtatattggaatataaatatattttcttttacgatattggaatataaatatataatagtaacttaatgcggtttttgcggttatccgcggtttttgtggtttttgcggtttgcggttttgcggtttgcggttcagtaagaaagtcatccaaatacatccaaaccaaatgcggtttttgcggttttcggtttggtttggttcgatttgcggttttacttttggattggttcggatacgatcacccctccTAACTATTGCTACTTGTTTATTTGGTGTACCAATGAGTTTCCTAAAACTACACCACTTTCATACATATTTCGTCTCATTTGTTGTCACCACAAAGATAATATTTCGTCTAATTAAATTAGATGGTTGTCACACTCACATGGCATTTTATATGTTGAGATCAGTAtttgaacatttaaaatattatttatctattttaaaagtgaaatttctcACTGCTAAGCTATcagataaaaaaagaaagaaagataagGGATCACTTAGATAGGCACAAACTTAAATGataaatactctctccgtcccaaaatataagacttAGTTGATCACTGCACGTACGTCAATGGAcaactttgatcactaatatttttaattgtctatttgtaaaaattataaaaacttaatattttgaaaatactcatcaaaacaaatcaaacaagatctcgTATGCTATATTTACATctatatgttattaaaaaaatatgtcaaaacaagataaatgaataatacaCTTAGTCAAAGTATGTCTTATATATTGAGACAGATGGAGTATTTGAGCACACACTtcgaaaaaaatttaaaagaaaaataaattaatcacatcattcaattgttttatttttaatttttttaaattgtgtgAATGTGCTTAAATATTTActcctctgtcccaaaatataagaaaaaattggtcaacaaagattaatgtatttagtcctAATTTTGAACCACatacatcaaatttttttaactcatttttgtttatattttggaacggaggggGTATCATGTAGGCTTGTGCCTACCTAAGTATTACAAAAAGATAATACTCactcaatttaaaaaattctagctactaaaatatgaaaatggtttttttgagattttgatcctcttcataataaaataaaaatatgttggtCATGTTGTGTGGTAATATCTAGAGTCGTCAAATGGACTGGCAcgtacttataaaaaaaatggactgGCCAATTCGGTGAGTCAGACAAAATAAATAGGTCAGCCGGCCCGGTCCAATTATTATGGGCTACACATTATCAAGCTCGGCTCGGTCCATGAGGGCTAATGGGCCAGCCCGacccatttcatttttttttcttgtttattcaatatttttttatgtcatttttttgaTACATTAATTTctcataattatcaattttcaAAGATATTATATGATGCAactgtaaataatttttatatcaatactaaatatcaattaaactctattgtTGACAAAAGCAGCTCCTTCTCactaaaaaatataagagagaAAATATAAATAGCAAGTTAGTGGAGTTtgactaaattaattaaaattatttttttaagcaaagaaaaatatattaaaacaataagaataatgctagcaacacactctttaacaaacacactccaacacactcttttttattggttgaaattcacatgggtcccataaaaaaatgtggatccatataacttttatgggacccatataaattttaaccaatagaaaaaagtgtattagagtgtgtttgttaaagagtgcgTTGCTAGCACTAACAAACCGTTGAGAGGGTCAAATCTAACCTAGCAACCACACAAAAGTGTAGAAGTCAACCCTAAAGGATAATACAACCGTAAACACACTACACAAAAGTGGTATAGAAACAAACTATACAAGATTAAATCAAATGCTAGACAACCCAATACACACCAAATACAACCTCGGATCCAAAATCAGATTTAAAAAGATCCAAACAACGCCAACAACCATGACAACAGCCACACAAGCAACACCAAACCACCCACATATCTGAGTAACTAACACCACCATTGATGAGGCTTTGACGTGACAGAGCAAAACCCTCCACGAGACggaaaactcataaaccgttaattttgatggatttcaataacgtataaaataatttttcaatttttctaaaaatttctatggatgatctatatgttATAATCTTACAATCtaacggtcgattttgtaaaattcgtattcattataatgttattcgagaTTTGTGCATGATGCACCATATGAAGTGGTTCGTGTTAGAAAAAGCCTGTTAACCATGAAATTGCAAAATTTAATTGTATGTTTTCAATGTAACTATTTTATTCGAATTCGAAAAATGTAATTTCTTTCACATgacttgagtttgattttttaaaagataatcaTTATCCTTTCATtcaattaaattgaaaatatctAACCGTTCGATGAAAAACATGTATTCtactatttaatatttatgttttttttttgacaaaatatttatGTTGTTTAAATTCAATGGCATTAGTTTGTCAAAACAAAATCCAAttgcattaattaattaaattttatgttatatttctttaattaattaatcaaatttgCTAATACTTAATGTAACAACAATATCTATAACAATTCCGTCAAAAAACAATATCTATAACAAATCACGAGTATTTTGGcaattgttaaaaataaatcaaagctTGCTCAATGATAGTTCTTATTAAACTTGTTATGAAGACACTTTTCTCTTAGAGAAAACAGCAATAACTATTTTATAACAAGCTTGTAAATTGATATGAATAATAAACTTAGAAGTATATGCAGGGTATGGTGGGAGCATGGAGCGGTGGACAAGATCCGCAAGCTGCAAAAGGATGGGATTGAGAGGTAAGTGCCACTAACATGCACATAATATATTCTATATTGAAATTATAGTAAAGAATAAAGGACACAAATTATTAGTTTAACTCGGTTGATAAAGACATCTCATTCTATAAAATGGAGAGATTTAAAGTTGAATTCAGACACTCTATATattcattttaataattttaataatgaaattttagtcattaaattatattaaaaaaaaaaaaaataggaaacacAAATCATGAGTGAATATAAAGATATCTTTTGTGTTGGGATAAGGGTTGGCATAAACATGTGGTAACGCGCGTTTAGATCTCATCTAGTACTGTATATTATAATCGATTTTGTGCATTTTTGGAATCAAAAGCATTGGTGTAAGTCTCAACTCCAAACATTACCTTAGCAAGCACCGACGAAAATCAGAAAAAACCACTCATTgcctttttaatattttacttgAATCATACAGTACGGAGTATGTGacaactttatttatatatagcCTTTTTTTAAAGGACGTGACAACTTTATATTCTTTATTAGACAGTTTTATAAGTCACATTTTATAACCAAATTTAAATACATGAGGTACATTACATGATCGAGAATGAAGAATCGAACTTAAACAATGTTCATCAAGGTAATAGTGGAAGAGATACCTACAAAACACTTTGACGCTCAACACTTTGACGCTCAAGTTAATAAAATAGCAAAAAATGAGATATTTTTTGTGATTAGAATTGTGTATCTTGCTTGTGATGAAGAGGATTATTTACAGTACCATGGAGATAGCCGCTACAAACAATAGGTTTCAAGAAGTGAGATGGTGACCATTGGTGACTATTGATAGTTGAGAGATATTATATATTGCAGAAATTATAGGCGCAAAATTACTGTGATTCATGGAGTGAGTGTGTAGTAGAGATGTGCGAGGAGTTCAAATAGAATTAGACTTTGACCTAGTCCAGAACAAGAGATATAAATGTACATAAAATGATGCAATTTtaaatatttcctttttagaaGTTCTAACACTTCTTCACTAGGTAAAATTTTACTCATTGAGCATTTATGGAAGCTGGAAATATGGGGGAAGAGTGTACCTggaaaagttttattttatttttaatactcATTGAGCATTGATGTAAAAGGTATAACGGCTAAAAGGATAAACCAGATAAGAGCGATGAAAGATATGATGCCTTCATTAAACATGCTTGCAATGCTTGTATTTATTATAATGGAAGTCTCTTTACCTTGACAAAAATAGTTAGCTTCAACTAAGTAATTGGACTTgagtggttaatgaactcccTTAAGACAAATTATTCGGAAAAACTCGAATTCAATTTATAGCGAAAACAACTATTGGTCAGACATTtataaaatttctcatttttataacattcgctacttaagtagtggaaggTTAAAAATGGAAACACGTAGGGCGCACGAGAAGTAAGTAGAGCGGCCAAAGAAAGACTCCCGGTGGAACCTATTTGGGTCATTTTTTCTCCATATGCTCTAGATACTAAAATTATGGATTTCAAATGAGTATTCAGAATTGAATTTTCtgtagaaaaaaataatatcctACTTATACCATTTATTCTATCATAACCAAGAAATTGTTATAAACAATTTGAAGGCCTTACAGTCACAAATCTTTGAATGGTAAAATGCAATCAGATAATATAATGAAACAGTATATGATCCCCAATATTTTTTTCTGGATGCACAAAGCAAATGCTTCTCCCCTCTTTTGAACGACCAATGTAAACCTTTTTCCTATGCAGACCAAAAAGTTATGAACTTGATATGCTATTTGAATACAAAACAgaattaaaattagaaaaatggaTGTTATTCACAGTATTCGTTTTGAACTCCATAGGATTATTCCACTGCTCTAGCTCATTATTTTCCCATCTCATTTCTACATTTCTAACCTCAAGACCTTCAATGTGTTCCATCATAATCCCAGCAGTCTTATGTTTAACCAATTCTTGGCATCCTGGCCTATAGTCAAACAATCCACCGGCATAACTGGTGAACCTTCTATAAGTGATATTCATGTTGATGAAACTCAAATTTCTCAACAATCCTCTCTTTGAACCAGAGAGGAAGATTCCATTTTCAGAATTTGCGGTGATGTTGATGAAGCGAACATTTGAGATTGAAGCCTCTTTTGAGGTTTTGTCTCTTGGGCAAGTTGTGACATAGATAGGCTCGGCTCTTCCCCACCATAATGGATCATAGTATCTTGTGCTTATGTTTATGTTTGAGAAGACAATGTCACTTACATTTCCTGTACAAGGAAGTTTAATGCATTTCATTTTAGACCTATGTTTAAGGCTAAATTTTCATTCACACAAGTGAGGATGATATAGGGATTTGGATTGTGTGCAGTGTGAAAGCATGCAATCAGCTACATATGGACAATCTGATCAACATCAAATGCTCCATATTTCAatgcatatttaatttttttaaatctaaaatacTGAATTTCAAATCTAGATTGTCCGACTGAGACTGACTGCGTGCAGTCACGAGATTGTGATTGCACACAAACTCAAATCCGATATTAAGTGGACTGATGTTAATCAAGGTTCAGTAAAATGGAGGCTTAAAATGTCAAGCTCCCTTAAGCTCCAAAAATGCTCAATCACATATTAAGAATATATGTAGGAAAAGATATCTATGTCAATCTCataaaacaagaagaaaaattatTGTTACAATGAGCTGCATTTGAGAAACAGCTCAATTAAGTGCTAGTTTGATAAATGATTATTTAAgttgtaaattattttcaaaaactatTCTAGAGAGATTGATAAAATAAGccgaaaacaacttataaacatGTCATAAACTAAATTCATGATATCTATCAAACACTTACATAGGCGTCTATATTGTAAGATAAACAAGCTCTTTCAAAACCACTGGTACTTCATATACTTATTTTGCATTCAACAATTGGAGGCTAGGAGAAACATTTACAGAATCAAACAATAATATTGATGTAAAAGATTTATAAAGAAATTACCTCCATCACGGATCTGGAACGCAAGCCCTCTATGAGAATCAAAAATAGTGATATTGTCAAAGACAAAATGCTTAAATTCAAACCAACTAGCACTGCCAAATTTGATTGCAGAAGATTTGGATCGAATCCAACAATCGGTGACAGTTAAGTTGTAAAGAGGGCCAGTGGATGATTTTGGACAGATTGCATCATCACCTGTATCAATGTGGCATCGAGTGATTACTGTGTTATTCGAGTCCTCAATGTCAATTCCATCGTTGTTTGGTATATTCAAGTCTCCATAAATTGCAATATCATGAATTGATATGTTTTCACTTCGTACCAAGTGTAAGCTGCAAGTTAATATAAAGTATGTTTGTTAGAGTGCATAATGCAGTTTATTAGAGATTTTGCAGAATAAATTTTACAAAGTATAATGTCACACACAAACTTTCCTTTGAAAAGCTTTTGATGTGAAGGGAATTACATAACTTGTTAGTAGgtgatatataattttattataaaacatTAGTTATGGTCAATGATTCATGCAGCTCAAACAAATACTAGTACTTGGCTAGAGAAAGAATAGCAGCAGTATTTGTCATGGGACCCTATCTTCTGTTTATGTTTATCCGAAACTAATGATGTTGCCTTTGCGTGCAGATAAATCCAAGTTCCAAAACAACTGAGCCCACCACAACAAGTCATAATATACACAGAAAATGTCTCATACTACACAATTATATCCTTTTCATTCCATCCTAACCCAATCACATTCCTACATTTCTACCCCCcaacaaaataatcaaattcTTATATTTACTAGCCTTATTTTTCTTGTCTTAACCCTCCGATTTTTAGGAAATCGGACCAtgataatttagagtttgaCCGAAACCTTTTTCTCTCGTACCCATTAGCCTAGTAAAATTTAGTCAAAGAGTGTTCCTAGTCATTTAAATTTAGTTCATCAGTTTAAAATCTTCAATAATAGTCTAACCAAGCCAGAGAAGAATaactaatattaaatttattattaaatgaGTTTTTAATCCGTATAATtatcttaaattttgtttttggtccaTGTATCAACATTTTAACTGCTACAAGAATTGCATTCTATAGACTAAAAACATGTTATTTTGTAACTTATAGCGGCTGAAAAGTGTCTACATCTTTGTAAGCGACTACAacgactaaaaataaaaagtactaTAAATTTATTGAGATTGAAAACACATTTAACTCTTAGCTTATTTAGACTTGTCTCGACGTATAAATTCTCGTCCAAgagtttcattttttaaaaaaaataataaaataataataaaataatctaTGTTGTGATTATAGTgggtttgattttttataaaatatatagttCATTTTTAGCTTATTTAACCATTTCAAGATAACTCATGGAATGTAAGTTTTTGTTTTGCAGACGTAGTGACAAACATCACTGAAAAGTCATACATTGATTGGTGTGATGTTTTGGGTTCCAACTCAATCTAGAttaaaatatccaacctaacaATAGATTTGAGCGAGACCTTGATAATTTATGAAATGTAAGTTACTATTAATACAATAATTATTTACCTataatttccattttaaaattaaaaacaaatattgagAAGTTTCTAGCTATATACTACTAATTCTAGTAACTAGTAAGCTATTATGGTAAAtctttttttgacgaaatttgTACTATGCTATATTAAGCATATGTTTGTTATCTCCGATTCTCAGTAGATATGCCAGAATCACGGTGATCCAGCGtgatttttcaaaagttacATGAGTGTAATTTCTATAAAATCACGGTGGGATCACCGTGATTCGGCGTATCTACCGTAATATAGGCTAAATAGTTTATGCTAATTGCTAAACCTCTTAAGTGATGATATAGAACTATAATAGAAGATATGAATAAACGTACCACCAATAAGCAGGTTGATTGAGTGTAATATTGAAGATTCTAACATTCTTGCATCCAAGAAAACCGATTAATCTAGGTCTACATTCATCACCCAAACAACTCCCAGTCTCATTCCAGCTCACCATTACATTCTTCCTCTCATTATATCTAACTACAAATTTCTCCGCCTGTCCATCCACCACACCGCCGCCTTCAATTCCAACATCCGTCGCGTTCTCCGCCAACACCACATACCACCTCGATGATTCCTTCGGATAATCTTCAAGTTTCGGACCGCCGAAGATGGTGGCACCGGTTTCCACGTTCAGCACCACGCCGGATCTAAGGAATACGGTTGCTGTCAGGTACTTACCCGGCGCCGGGAAGGTGACGCGGCAGGGGATGGAGTATGGACATGAGTCGATGGCTGACTGGATTGAAACGGTGTCGTAGTGGACGCCGTCGCCGGTTGCTCCGAATTCGGTGACGGAAAATGTAACGGGTTTTGGAGAGTTTGATGACGTGGCAGGAAGTGATTGGGTGAGAAGAAATATTAAGATGATTTGAAAGATGAAGAGTGGCGACGGTTTTTCCATTTCTGGATTTTAACTTGGCAGCTCTTATCTTTTTTTATAGGTGcaatttttcaatcaaacaCACTGCTATTGACTAATTAATTTTGACTAAATTATTGCTGTGGATATACACTTCATACTTTGAGGGCTACTTCTAATGTGCACAAGTAGCACAAATTGTGAACCATGCACAAGTTGCTcctattattataacgaatacgaattttataaaatctaccgttggattgaaagtttatatcatatag
This genomic interval from Trifolium pratense cultivar HEN17-A07 linkage group LG6, ARS_RC_1.1, whole genome shotgun sequence contains the following:
- the LOC123888384 gene encoding exo-poly-alpha-D-galacturonosidase; the encoded protein is MEKPSPLFIFQIILIFLLTQSLPATSSNSPKPVTFSVTEFGATGDGVHYDTVSIQSAIDSCPYSIPCRVTFPAPGKYLTATVFLRSGVVLNVETGATIFGGPKLEDYPKESSRWYVVLAENATDVGIEGGGVVDGQAEKFVVRYNERKNVMVSWNETGSCLGDECRPRLIGFLGCKNVRIFNITLNQPAYWCLHLVRSENISIHDIAIYGDLNIPNNDGIDIEDSNNTVITRCHIDTGDDAICPKSSTGPLYNLTVTDCWIRSKSSAIKFGSASWFEFKHFVFDNITIFDSHRGLAFQIRDGGNVSDIVFSNINISTRYYDPLWWGRAEPIYVTTCPRDKTSKEASISNVRFINITANSENGIFLSGSKRGLLRNLSFINMNITYRRFTSYAGGLFDYRPGCQELVKHKTAGIMMEHIEGLEVRNVEMRWENNELEQWNNPMEFKTNTVNNIHFSNFNSVLYSNSISSS